From Dehalococcoidia bacterium, the proteins below share one genomic window:
- the pdxS gene encoding pyridoxal 5'-phosphate synthase lyase subunit PdxS: MDKGTWTVKAGLAQMLKGGVIMDVVTPEQARIAEEAGACAVMALERVPADIRAAGGVARMADPSMISAIMETVSIPVMAKCRIGHFVEAQVLESLGVDFVDESEVLTPADESHHIWKHDFKVPFVCGCRDLGEALRRISEGAAMIRTKGEAGTGNIVEAVRHMRAVMDEIRKLGSMTTDELVAEAKALGAPLELVTKVQKTGGLPVVNFAAGGIATPADAALMMQLGAEGVFVGSGIFKSSNPEVRAKAIVKATTHYRDPEIIAEASKGLGVAMPGLDIKTIAEENLLSSRGW; this comes from the coding sequence ATGGATAAGGGGACATGGACGGTAAAGGCGGGGCTTGCCCAGATGCTAAAGGGCGGCGTGATCATGGACGTGGTCACCCCGGAGCAAGCCAGGATCGCTGAGGAGGCAGGGGCCTGCGCCGTGATGGCACTGGAGCGTGTCCCCGCGGATATTCGCGCTGCGGGAGGGGTCGCCCGCATGGCAGACCCCAGCATGATTTCAGCCATAATGGAGACGGTCTCCATCCCGGTAATGGCCAAGTGCCGTATCGGTCACTTTGTGGAGGCTCAGGTCCTGGAGAGCCTCGGGGTAGACTTCGTCGATGAATCTGAGGTATTGACCCCTGCCGATGAAAGCCATCATATCTGGAAGCACGACTTCAAGGTTCCCTTCGTCTGTGGCTGCCGTGACCTGGGCGAGGCGCTGCGGCGGATCTCCGAGGGAGCGGCGATGATAAGGACCAAGGGGGAGGCAGGCACAGGGAATATCGTGGAGGCGGTGAGGCATATGAGGGCAGTTATGGACGAAATCCGCAAGCTGGGGAGCATGACCACCGATGAGTTGGTAGCTGAGGCTAAAGCCCTGGGTGCCCCCCTGGAGCTGGTTACCAAGGTACAAAAAACGGGAGGGCTGCCGGTGGTGAACTTCGCCGCTGGCGGCATTGCCACCCCGGCGGATGCGGCATTGATGATGCAACTGGGTGCGGAGGGCGTGTTCGTCGGCTCCGGGATCTTCAAGTCCAGCAACCCGGAGGTAAGGGCCAAAGCCATCGTTAAGGCCACCACCCACTACCGCGACCCGGAGATTATCGCCGAGGCTTCCAAGGGGCTAGGGGTGGCGATGCCAGGTCTTGACATAAAGACCATAGCCGAGGAGAATCTACTCTCCTCCAGGGGCTGGTAA